The Bifidobacterium actinocoloniiforme DSM 22766 genomic sequence CCTCCATGGCAAGTCTGAACTGGTCACACATGGCCATGACCTACTTCAGCGTGGTCCTGGTCCTGGTGCTCTACCTGGGCTACAAGTTCATCAACCACACCAAGATCGTCAAGCTCAAGGACATGGACGTCTCCGGGACCGACGTAATCCCCGGACATCGAAATCAGACAACCGATATACCGGTGTGACTCATTCAGTAACCATGTGGATGTAACGGTAGGCTGTCGATTCAGATATTGCTAGCTGTTTAGCAACCCGCGCAACAGAACCCTTGATGTTGAAACAACCTCGATCATTAAGCCGTTTCATCACATCGAGGCGTCGCTCTGTACCCAGCTGATCCACACGTAACCCGGTCTCAACACAGACCCCATCAATCACCTGGGAAACGATATCTCCAACTGAGGCAACCAGGTTCTCCTCCTGTTGATGGATATTATCATAGTCAGCAGAGGGAAAGTACATCTCTTTGAGCTGCCCTACCATATGCTCAACGGCCACGAGCGGGGTGCGATCACTGTTAATACACAAGGCGCCGACTATCCTTCCTTGCCGTCTGAGCAGGCAGGTTGACGAGACTAAGGGGTTCTTGTTGGTGGACGACTTTCCTCTGTACCCCACCATGTAGTCCTTTCCTCCTTGTGCCCCGTCCCGAAGCAACCGCAACAGGAAATCAGTGGCTGGAGACCCCACACTCCTTGAAGAAACATGACCGTTTGCAATAGCAATGATTGAATTTTTCACGTTAGATGCATCGTGTAGAACCACCTCAGTCCTCGGACCCAACACTTCACCCAGGAAATCCACCAAAGGAAAGAACTGTCGAAGGTAGGCTGCATCATCCGCCGCCTCGGAATCTTTACCAGGGAAGGAAGCTTCTTGAGTCATAACTCTAACCTCTCCATGTTTGGACACGACCTTATCACATCGAATTCGGCATGAAATCAGGGTGGAAACAGCTTTAGTTTTTATGCTCCCACCCTGTATTCACTCCAACCTGAACCTCCGGTCTAGAGTAAGCTCTCACCCTTACTGATATAACCGGCCATCTCGTCCTTAGGTACCATGGATCCGCCTGTACACCAGGCGATGTGCGTGGCATGCGCCATGCTAACATCATCCAGATTCATTTTCTGACGATACTCGTTACCTGCCAGAATTCGCCAAGGACCCACGAATCCAG encodes the following:
- a CDS encoding helix-turn-helix transcriptional regulator; translated protein: MTQEASFPGKDSEAADDAAYLRQFFPLVDFLGEVLGPRTEVVLHDASNVKNSIIAIANGHVSSRSVGSPATDFLLRLLRDGAQGGKDYMVGYRGKSSTNKNPLVSSTCLLRRQGRIVGALCINSDRTPLVAVEHMVGQLKEMYFPSADYDNIHQQEENLVASVGDIVSQVIDGVCVETGLRVDQLGTERRLDVMKRLNDRGCFNIKGSVARVAKQLAISESTAYRYIHMVTE